In one Streptomyces venezuelae genomic region, the following are encoded:
- a CDS encoding ROK family protein, with amino-acid sequence MAERSSRTVRDLRVGNRASVLQRLYFGGPMSRQALGPATGLSSGSVSNVVAELTADGILEEAGSVESDGGRPRTLLRVAPSSGRLIGVDVGETRVRVEAFDLALTELARTERPLTDSGHDVETVVRHIAEGVAEVAAEAGIEPGAPDGSTTTGVPHGGLIGVGVGVPGIVDRDEGGGGAGGGGGASGVGAAVGVGGTVVHGQTIGWDAVPLERMLREAIELPPDTAYFVDNGARALGQAEMWFGGGRGAQDAAIVLIGSGVGACVVTGGVIHGGARGGPAEWGHLTVNVRGRRCRCGARGCLEAYAGAEALLARWQEAGGVLPSGADEETGVSALLAAAYPREGGTPDPVAVAVLDETAEYLGAGISDLINLFGPERVLVGGWAGLQLGPHLLPAVRRYAESYALRHPAARAKVDLGQLGPDAVTVGAATLPLADFFTRGGRRATPSRTEATTPGVPDWQVVLEGRGVR; translated from the coding sequence ATGGCCGAGCGGAGCAGTCGAACGGTGCGCGACCTGCGAGTGGGCAACCGGGCGTCGGTGTTGCAACGGTTGTATTTCGGTGGGCCGATGAGCCGGCAGGCGCTTGGCCCCGCGACCGGACTCAGTTCGGGTTCCGTGAGCAACGTCGTCGCCGAACTCACCGCGGACGGCATCCTGGAGGAGGCGGGGAGCGTCGAGTCCGACGGCGGCCGCCCCCGCACGCTGCTGCGCGTCGCCCCGTCGAGCGGCCGCCTCATCGGCGTCGACGTGGGGGAGACGCGGGTCCGCGTGGAGGCGTTCGACCTCGCGCTGACGGAACTCGCGCGCACGGAACGCCCGTTGACGGACTCGGGGCACGATGTGGAGACGGTCGTCCGCCACATCGCGGAAGGCGTGGCGGAGGTCGCGGCCGAGGCGGGCATCGAACCCGGCGCGCCGGACGGTTCCACGACGACCGGCGTGCCGCACGGGGGCCTGATCGGCGTGGGGGTCGGCGTGCCGGGCATCGTCGACCGGGACGAAGGGGGCGGCGGTGCGGGCGGCGGGGGTGGCGCGAGTGGCGTGGGTGCCGCGGTTGGTGTGGGCGGCACGGTGGTGCACGGCCAGACCATCGGCTGGGACGCGGTCCCGCTGGAACGCATGCTGCGTGAGGCGATCGAACTCCCGCCGGACACGGCCTACTTCGTGGACAACGGAGCCCGCGCCCTCGGCCAGGCCGAGATGTGGTTCGGCGGCGGCCGGGGCGCACAGGACGCGGCGATCGTGCTGATCGGTTCCGGTGTGGGCGCGTGTGTCGTCACCGGGGGCGTCATCCACGGCGGGGCGCGTGGCGGCCCCGCCGAGTGGGGCCACCTGACCGTGAACGTCCGTGGCCGCCGCTGCCGGTGCGGGGCGCGCGGCTGCCTGGAGGCCTACGCGGGCGCCGAGGCGCTGCTCGCGCGCTGGCAGGAGGCGGGCGGTGTGCTGCCGTCCGGCGCGGACGAGGAGACGGGGGTGAGCGCGCTGCTCGCGGCGGCGTATCCGCGGGAGGGCGGCACGCCCGATCCTGTCGCGGTCGCCGTGCTCGACGAGACCGCGGAGTACCTCGGCGCGGGCATCTCCGACCTCATCAACCTCTTCGGTCCCGAACGCGTTCTCGTCGGCGGCTGGGCCGGCCTCCAACTGGGCCCGCACCTGCTGCCCGCCGTCCGCCGGTACGCCGAGTCGTACGCGCTCCGCCACCCGGCGGCCCGCGCGAAGGTCGACCTCGGCCAACTGGGCCCCGACGCCGTCACGGTGGGCGCGGCGACGCTCCCCCTGGCCGACTTCTTCACCCGAGGCGGCCGTCGCGCGACCCCCTCACGCACGGAGGCGACGACGCCGGGGGTACCGGACTGGCAGGTGGTGTTGGAGGGGCGGGGGGTGCGGTGA
- a CDS encoding DUF952 domain-containing protein, with protein MTRLLHITERALWDAARRTGTYEMSTRGKTLDEVGFIHCSLPEQLPGVAAFLYGGYDGPDELVVLGIDSERLTAPVRFEAPRPGGVEFPHLYGPLPVDAVVEVSPWSAA; from the coding sequence ATGACACGACTGCTGCACATCACCGAGCGCGCCCTGTGGGACGCCGCGCGGAGAACCGGGACGTACGAAATGTCGACCCGCGGCAAGACGCTGGACGAAGTGGGGTTCATCCACTGCTCGCTGCCCGAACAGCTGCCGGGGGTCGCCGCGTTCCTCTACGGGGGGTACGACGGGCCCGACGAACTGGTGGTCCTCGGCATCGACAGCGAACGTCTCACCGCGCCGGTGCGGTTCGAGGCGCCTCGGCCCGGCGGAGTGGAGTTCCCGCACCTCTACGGGCCGTTGCCGGTGGACGCGGTGGTCGAGGTGTCCCCGTGGAGTGCGGCGTAG
- a CDS encoding ABC transporter substrate-binding protein gives MAQHTASDWEFTDDRDHLVRTARRPSRLVAYVPTGAALHDHGIRPVGVFGSAHDDPALPDPAKTGSLPLAGLPYFGAGPALDLDALLAARPDLVVALTYGGGQVYGIDPEAAKHLEEQIPLVVLDVGGGRSLTGIRDRLTALARSLGAEPDPEADAELAVAERRLTASAVGPVRSRVLALSPAGPDSVHLARPYAWPDLAALAGLGVGLVDPEPGQGANWSTTTWAEAAALEPDLVLTDVRGNAAPLGDALGSHVPTLSWNPELPPSAREHARFHTAVADALKAVRP, from the coding sequence ATGGCACAACACACGGCCAGCGACTGGGAGTTCACCGACGACAGGGACCACCTGGTGAGGACCGCGCGCCGCCCGTCCCGCCTCGTCGCCTACGTACCGACCGGCGCGGCCCTGCACGACCACGGCATACGCCCCGTCGGCGTCTTCGGTTCCGCGCACGACGACCCGGCCCTGCCCGACCCGGCCAAGACGGGCAGCCTCCCCCTCGCCGGCCTCCCCTACTTCGGCGCGGGCCCCGCACTCGACCTCGACGCCCTCCTCGCCGCGAGGCCCGACCTGGTCGTGGCGCTCACCTACGGCGGCGGCCAGGTCTACGGCATCGACCCGGAGGCCGCGAAACACCTGGAGGAGCAGATCCCGCTCGTCGTGCTCGACGTCGGCGGCGGCCGCAGCCTCACCGGGATCAGAGACCGTCTCACCGCCCTCGCGCGCAGCCTGGGCGCCGAGCCGGACCCCGAGGCGGACGCCGAACTGGCCGTCGCCGAGCGGCGGTTGACCGCCTCCGCCGTGGGACCCGTGCGTTCGCGCGTGCTCGCCCTCTCCCCGGCGGGCCCCGACTCCGTCCACCTGGCGAGGCCGTACGCGTGGCCCGACCTCGCCGCGCTCGCCGGGCTCGGCGTCGGCCTCGTGGACCCCGAGCCGGGGCAGGGCGCGAACTGGTCCACGACGACCTGGGCCGAGGCGGCCGCGCTGGAGCCCGACCTCGTCCTCACCGACGTACGGGGCAACGCGGCGCCCCTCGGGGACGCCCTCGGGTCGCACGTCCCCACCCTCTCCTGGAACCCCGAACTGCCGCCGAGCGCGAGGGAGCACGCCCGCTTCCACACCGCCGTCGCCGACGCGCTGAAGGCCGTCCGGCCCTGA
- a CDS encoding aminoglycoside phosphotransferase family protein, protein MVSTPAPDGRAGIDAALVRRLIAAQFPQWSELPVTPVEVDGWDNRTYRLGDDKTVRLPTAAGYVPAVAKENAWLPRLAPSLPVDVPPVLAKGEPGEGYPHPWSVRGWLTGETAARGHIDDMPRFAVSVAEFLLALQRCDTTGGPLAGEHSWYRGASPAHYDDETRRCLAALEGRVDTVRAAAVWDAALAAEWRGTPVWFHGDVAPGNLLVEGGKLTAVIDFGTSGVGDPACDLVAAWGMFDGESREAFRAAVGQDAGTWARARGWALWKALLVLSACIDSDEEQAAVNRRIIDAVLADHDLHAQLS, encoded by the coding sequence ATGGTTTCCACCCCCGCACCCGACGGACGCGCCGGCATCGACGCCGCCTTGGTCCGACGGCTGATCGCCGCCCAGTTCCCGCAGTGGAGCGAGCTGCCCGTGACGCCGGTCGAGGTCGACGGCTGGGACAACCGGACGTACCGCCTGGGCGACGACAAGACGGTCCGGCTGCCCACCGCCGCCGGATACGTGCCCGCGGTGGCCAAGGAGAACGCCTGGCTGCCGCGCCTCGCGCCGTCGCTGCCCGTCGACGTTCCTCCGGTGCTCGCCAAGGGCGAGCCGGGGGAGGGCTACCCCCATCCGTGGTCCGTACGCGGCTGGCTGACCGGTGAGACGGCGGCGCGCGGGCACATCGACGACATGCCCCGATTCGCCGTGTCGGTCGCCGAGTTCCTCCTCGCGCTGCAACGCTGCGACACCACCGGCGGGCCGCTCGCCGGCGAGCACAGCTGGTACCGGGGAGCGTCACCCGCCCATTACGACGACGAGACCCGCCGGTGCCTCGCCGCGCTCGAAGGCAGGGTCGACACCGTCCGGGCGGCGGCCGTGTGGGACGCCGCCCTGGCCGCCGAGTGGCGCGGGACCCCCGTGTGGTTCCACGGCGATGTCGCCCCCGGGAACCTGCTGGTGGAGGGCGGCAAGCTCACCGCCGTCATCGACTTCGGCACGTCGGGCGTCGGCGACCCCGCCTGCGACCTCGTGGCCGCGTGGGGCATGTTCGACGGCGAGAGCCGGGAGGCGTTCCGTGCGGCCGTCGGCCAGGACGCCGGGACCTGGGCGAGGGCCCGCGGCTGGGCGCTGTGGAAGGCGCTGCTGGTCCTGTCCGCGTGCATCGACTCGGACGAGGAGCAGGCTGCCGTCAACCGTCGCATCATCGACGCGGTCCTCGCGGACCACGACCTCCACGCACAGCTGTCGTAG
- a CDS encoding MerR family transcriptional regulator translates to MPVRPLRPVDLARAVGVSPQQIRVYADAGILPSVPRSPAGYRTFDAAHLQALYAYRALARGHGPGTARDVMRAVHAGEVPRALALVDAGHALLHEQRASLRTTGEALAAVAEDAPSAPALPRARLRIGEVAAHLGVRTSALRVWEAAGLLTPSRDPVTHYRSYLPADVRDARIIHMLRQSHYLLAQIRPVLDDLRRSGGVGALRTALAQREAALDLRSRAMLEGAAHLHRCLTNPESAAEPR, encoded by the coding sequence ATGCCGGTGCGCCCGTTGCGGCCGGTCGATCTGGCGCGCGCTGTCGGCGTCTCCCCGCAGCAGATCCGCGTCTACGCCGACGCGGGCATCCTGCCGTCCGTCCCGCGCTCCCCCGCCGGGTACCGCACCTTCGACGCCGCTCACTTGCAGGCCCTGTACGCGTACCGGGCCCTGGCGCGCGGCCACGGTCCGGGTACGGCCCGGGACGTCATGCGGGCGGTCCACGCGGGAGAGGTGCCGCGGGCGCTCGCGCTCGTCGACGCCGGGCACGCGCTCCTGCACGAGCAGCGCGCCTCCCTGCGGACGACCGGCGAGGCTCTGGCGGCGGTGGCGGAGGACGCGCCCTCCGCTCCGGCCCTGCCGCGCGCCCGGCTGCGCATCGGGGAGGTGGCGGCCCATCTGGGCGTGCGCACCTCGGCCCTGCGGGTCTGGGAGGCGGCCGGTCTCCTGACGCCCTCCCGCGACCCGGTCACGCACTACCGCTCGTACCTTCCGGCCGACGTGCGCGACGCCCGGATCATCCACATGCTGCGGCAGAGCCACTACCTCCTGGCGCAGATCCGCCCGGTCCTGGACGACCTGCGCCGCAGCGGCGGCGTCGGCGCGCTCCGCACGGCCCTGGCGCAGCGGGAAGCGGCGCTGGACCTGCGGTCCCGGGCCATGCTGGAGGGAGCGGCCCATCTGCACCGCTGTCTCACCAACCCGGAATCCGCCGCGGAGCCGCGCTGA
- a CDS encoding CGNR zinc finger domain-containing protein encodes MEQSPGLVLRSHSGSTYRFDPGALCLELLPTGGPGEFRRYEVLHAPGDLTDWAGRSRLTPTPVLQVSDAEVTDARRLRDALFRVATARAHEEAADPADIATVNAAAAHAPLVPAVGPDGGRAWAGPADGTRLLATVARDAVDLLTGPFAHRIRTCSAGDCALVYVDTSRPGRRRWCSMEHCGNRHKVRTLRARRSEES; translated from the coding sequence ATGGAACAGTCCCCCGGTCTCGTGCTGCGCTCCCACAGCGGGTCCACCTACCGCTTCGACCCCGGGGCGCTCTGTCTGGAACTCCTGCCGACCGGCGGCCCGGGCGAGTTCCGGCGGTACGAGGTGCTGCACGCGCCCGGCGACCTGACCGACTGGGCAGGGCGGTCACGGCTGACGCCCACCCCGGTCCTCCAGGTCTCCGACGCCGAGGTGACGGACGCGCGGCGGCTGCGGGACGCGCTGTTCCGCGTGGCGACCGCGCGGGCCCACGAGGAGGCCGCGGACCCGGCCGACATCGCGACCGTCAACGCGGCGGCGGCCCACGCGCCGCTGGTCCCCGCCGTCGGCCCGGACGGCGGGCGCGCCTGGGCCGGCCCCGCGGACGGCACCCGGCTCCTCGCCACCGTCGCGCGGGACGCGGTGGACCTGCTGACGGGACCGTTCGCCCACCGCATCCGCACCTGTTCGGCCGGGGACTGCGCCCTGGTCTACGTCGACACCTCGCGCCCCGGCCGTCGGCGCTGGTGCTCGATGGAACACTGCGGCAACCGCCACAAGGTGCGGACACTGCGTGCGCGCCGCTCCGAGGAGAGCTGA
- a CDS encoding maleylpyruvate isomerase family mycothiol-dependent enzyme translates to MTRPSLHAVHDRYADRIIDQTAQLTSTIAGADATAPVPGCPGWTLAHLLRHVGGAHRWAETVVRTRATGPVPDEQVNLVTPEADDDVPALSAWLTEGAARFADTLREAGPEVRVWTVAPGGTPLFWARRMTYETVVHRFDATAAVGGTYTLDPDVALDGLEEWLEFSTLPQAYASEDEMRALLRPGRTLHFHATDAPEGTGEWLIDLTGAPITVSHAHKKSTTAVRGPLTDLLLLLYQRRTPTPADGIEVLGDEALFADWVRGAGDWLRS, encoded by the coding sequence ATGACGCGTCCGAGCCTTCACGCGGTCCACGACCGCTACGCCGACCGAATCATCGACCAGACCGCCCAGTTGACGTCGACCATCGCGGGTGCCGACGCCACCGCGCCCGTGCCCGGCTGCCCCGGCTGGACCCTCGCCCACCTGCTGCGCCACGTGGGCGGCGCGCACCGCTGGGCCGAGACGGTCGTCCGGACGCGGGCCACCGGACCCGTGCCGGACGAGCAGGTCAACCTCGTCACGCCCGAAGCGGACGACGACGTCCCCGCGCTGTCCGCCTGGCTCACCGAAGGCGCGGCCCGGTTCGCGGACACGCTGCGCGAGGCGGGACCCGAGGTGCGGGTCTGGACCGTCGCGCCGGGCGGCACGCCCCTCTTCTGGGCGCGCCGCATGACGTACGAGACGGTCGTCCACCGCTTCGACGCGACCGCCGCGGTCGGCGGAACGTACACCCTCGACCCCGACGTCGCCCTCGACGGCCTCGAAGAGTGGCTGGAGTTCAGCACGCTGCCCCAGGCCTACGCGTCGGAGGACGAGATGCGGGCGCTGCTGCGTCCAGGCCGCACGCTGCACTTCCACGCCACGGACGCCCCGGAAGGGACGGGGGAGTGGCTGATCGACCTCACCGGGGCGCCGATCACCGTCTCGCACGCCCACAAGAAGTCGACCACGGCCGTGCGCGGCCCGCTCACCGACCTTCTGCTCCTCCTCTACCAACGCCGCACCCCGACGCCCGCCGACGGCATCGAAGTCCTCGGCGACGAGGCCCTGTTCGCCGACTGGGTGCGGGGCGCGGGGGACTGGCTGCGGAGCTGA
- a CDS encoding ATP-binding protein, which yields MLVGRAEELGALRGMLARGRLVTVVGGAGIGKSLLAEHAAAAVGSSMPDGVVRVRWWDGIPARRRSVAEAVVEAVDGGRERTADGVGVSGSDGVVALTDRLRSRRMLVVLDDFDPVRGECVRVVRALLDGAPDVRILAAGRHPLGLGEEAVLRLGPLGGGVRGGVTDAAEYVGVGAAENADAAAQVDADAACAEHTEHIEHAQHTERTGRADDADSADFTPVTAGPAATLFLTRMRDARRRAGHDTPPRGRPGGSRHTPGDHVDEVRLADDICRRLEGTPLAIELAAAQAAQYSLPQLALMLKTAQGWLGVADARLRRHRSLRAAVGAGYALCGSAERTVWARLSVFAGNFDEDAAAYVCSGGGLDAQDVPASLARLVLASVLEPVRDPGGVLSPRYRMSAAVRGFGAERLQSAGETAAAVSRHLYWYGHVASTAHHLWSSGLHEEAAALVRDDEADLRAALAREPSVTDPASTTLAVAVDLWFWWAVCGHAEEGRALLRRLLPLVRSDTRVCGQAMWLAGWLAVCAGSPAPEAAELLGQAWRVAMFAGDDATVGRVSHVLGAMALADGRTERAIAHLRAAADTIPVHAEHGPPAAVSWALLAVAQAEIRPGDARRSIRRASAGPQARHDVWTRSMTQYAQAFVDHFRGRRSRAWRRAHKALAGAVGVGGAASEAAEGNTALHRAAKGTAPQRSGEGPASERAGENPACMQLEEGPAPKQPEEGPGSKQPGESPASRQPGENPASGEGPASGKSPAAERSVVAMTGPPGAALIHQLIADIESGPPPTRSAPQPATVGQEDAPDGTSSRCGSHPPDVPASGPL from the coding sequence GTGCTCGTCGGACGGGCCGAGGAGCTGGGCGCGCTCCGCGGGATGCTCGCCCGGGGCCGACTCGTGACCGTCGTGGGCGGCGCTGGCATCGGCAAGAGTTTGCTCGCCGAGCACGCGGCCGCCGCGGTCGGGAGTTCGATGCCGGACGGTGTGGTGCGGGTGCGGTGGTGGGACGGCATCCCCGCGCGGCGGCGGTCGGTCGCGGAGGCGGTCGTGGAGGCGGTGGACGGTGGGAGGGAGCGGACGGCCGACGGGGTGGGCGTGTCGGGGTCCGACGGTGTCGTCGCGCTCACGGACCGCCTGCGGTCGCGGCGGATGCTCGTGGTGCTGGACGACTTCGATCCGGTACGCGGTGAGTGTGTACGTGTCGTACGGGCACTCCTCGACGGAGCCCCGGACGTGCGGATCCTGGCCGCGGGGCGTCATCCGCTGGGCCTGGGCGAGGAGGCGGTGCTGCGGCTAGGGCCACTGGGGGGTGGGGTGCGTGGAGGTGTTACCGACGCCGCGGAGTACGTGGGCGTCGGCGCGGCTGAGAACGCTGACGCTGCGGCCCAGGTTGACGCCGACGCGGCCTGTGCCGAGCACACCGAGCACATCGAGCACGCCCAGCACACCGAGCGCACCGGCCGAGCCGACGACGCGGACTCTGCCGACTTCACCCCGGTCACCGCCGGTCCCGCCGCCACGCTCTTCCTCACGCGGATGCGGGACGCCAGGCGCCGCGCGGGCCACGACACGCCTCCCCGCGGCCGTCCCGGCGGCTCCCGCCACACGCCCGGCGACCACGTGGACGAGGTGCGGCTGGCGGACGACATCTGTCGGCGGCTCGAAGGGACACCGCTGGCCATCGAGCTGGCGGCGGCGCAGGCAGCGCAGTACTCGCTGCCCCAGCTCGCCCTCATGCTGAAGACCGCGCAGGGCTGGCTCGGCGTGGCGGACGCGCGGCTGCGCAGGCACAGGTCGTTGCGCGCGGCCGTCGGAGCGGGGTACGCGCTGTGCGGCTCGGCGGAACGGACCGTATGGGCCCGGCTCAGCGTGTTCGCCGGGAACTTCGACGAGGACGCGGCCGCGTACGTGTGCTCGGGCGGCGGCCTCGACGCCCAGGACGTACCGGCGTCGCTGGCCCGCCTGGTGCTCGCCTCGGTCCTGGAACCGGTCCGCGACCCCGGTGGCGTCCTCTCCCCGCGCTACCGCATGTCCGCCGCGGTCCGCGGGTTCGGCGCCGAGCGGCTGCAGTCGGCCGGGGAGACGGCCGCGGCGGTCAGCCGTCACCTGTACTGGTACGGCCATGTCGCCTCCACCGCACACCACTTGTGGAGCAGCGGGCTGCACGAGGAGGCCGCCGCGCTCGTCCGCGACGACGAGGCCGACCTGCGCGCGGCCCTGGCCAGGGAGCCGAGCGTCACGGACCCGGCGTCGACGACGCTGGCGGTCGCCGTGGACCTGTGGTTCTGGTGGGCGGTGTGCGGTCACGCGGAAGAGGGCCGCGCGCTGCTGCGCCGCCTGCTGCCGCTCGTCCGGTCCGACACGCGGGTGTGCGGGCAGGCGATGTGGCTGGCGGGCTGGCTCGCCGTGTGCGCCGGCTCCCCGGCACCGGAGGCGGCCGAACTGCTGGGCCAGGCCTGGCGGGTGGCCATGTTCGCCGGGGACGACGCGACCGTGGGGCGGGTCTCGCACGTGCTCGGCGCGATGGCCCTCGCGGACGGGCGGACCGAGCGGGCCATCGCCCACCTGCGGGCGGCCGCCGACACGATTCCCGTGCACGCGGAGCACGGGCCCCCGGCGGCTGTCAGCTGGGCGCTGCTGGCGGTGGCGCAGGCCGAGATCAGGCCGGGCGACGCGCGACGCAGCATCCGGCGCGCCTCGGCGGGTCCGCAGGCCCGCCATGACGTCTGGACCCGGTCGATGACGCAGTACGCGCAGGCTTTCGTCGACCACTTCCGAGGCCGCCGCAGCCGCGCATGGCGCAGGGCGCACAAGGCGCTGGCCGGGGCGGTGGGAGTGGGAGGCGCGGCGTCCGAAGCGGCTGAGGGAAACACTGCACTCCACCGCGCCGCCAAAGGCACGGCGCCCCAGCGATCCGGGGAAGGTCCTGCGTCCGAGCGGGCCGGGGAAAACCCGGCGTGCATGCAGCTCGAAGAAGGCCCCGCGCCCAAGCAGCCCGAAGAAGGGCCCGGATCCAAGCAGCCCGGAGAAAGCCCCGCATCCAGGCAGCCCGGGGAGAATCCGGCGTCCGGGGAAGGCCCCGCGTCCGGAAAGAGCCCGGCGGCCGAGCGGTCCGTAGTCGCCATGACCGGGCCGCCCGGCGCCGCGCTCATCCACCAGCTGATCGCCGACATCGAGTCGGGCCCACCGCCGACGCGGTCGGCGCCCCAGCCCGCGACGGTAGGCCAGGAGGACGCACCCGACGGCACCTCGTCGCGGTGCGGCTCACACCCACCCGACGTACCCGCATCGGGCCCGCTATAA
- a CDS encoding NADPH-dependent FMN reductase: MNTHDTQGTVRERRDENAEALKLAVVVASTREGRFAPTVAAWFLRQAAHRHDLDVDVIDLAEARLPEDLSGRPGPEAARVAARIDAADAFVIVTPEYNHSFPAPLKTALDWHYAEWRAKPVGFVSYGGLSGGLRAVEHLRQIFAELHAVTVRDTVSFHGARSCFDGAGEPLDPTGPETAAKTMLDQLAWWGRTLRAGRTVHPYTA; the protein is encoded by the coding sequence ATGAACACGCACGACACGCAGGGGACCGTCAGGGAGAGGCGCGACGAGAACGCGGAGGCCCTCAAGCTGGCCGTCGTCGTCGCGAGCACGCGGGAGGGCCGCTTCGCGCCGACGGTCGCCGCCTGGTTCCTGCGCCAGGCCGCGCACCGCCACGATCTGGACGTCGACGTGATCGACCTCGCGGAGGCGCGCCTGCCGGAAGACCTGTCCGGACGGCCGGGCCCGGAGGCCGCCCGCGTCGCCGCGCGCATCGACGCGGCGGACGCGTTCGTCATCGTCACGCCCGAGTACAACCACAGCTTCCCCGCACCCCTCAAGACCGCGCTCGACTGGCACTACGCGGAGTGGCGCGCCAAGCCGGTGGGCTTCGTCAGCTACGGCGGCCTGTCGGGCGGCCTGCGCGCCGTCGAACACCTGCGGCAGATCTTCGCGGAGCTCCACGCGGTGACGGTGCGCGACACCGTGAGCTTCCACGGCGCGCGGAGTTGCTTCGACGGGGCCGGCGAGCCGCTCGATCCGACCGGCCCGGAGACCGCGGCCAAGACGATGCTCGACCAGCTCGCGTGGTGGGGCCGCACCTTGCGGGCAGGCAGGACGGTGCACCCGTATACAGCTTGA
- a CDS encoding ABC transporter ATP-binding protein, with protein sequence MYRHFRPHRGAVALGAFLTLIGSATGLAQPLAAKSLVDRLGGDDSIAGILILLTALVVLGTAIESVGAYVLERTAESVVLAARRTLIGRLLRLRLGEVERTQPGDLMSRVTSDTTLLRAVTTQSVVSAASGGLTFVATIVMMGLMDPALLGVTLGVIVLIGGAVSLVMPKIARATQRAQEAVGTISTALERAFGAFRTLKASGAEERESAAVEAAAQEAWRHGVRSAKWQSVAWSSVGLAVQVSFLAVLGIGGARVASGAISVSTLVAFLLFLFYLIDPVSRLVEAASQYQVGSAAIARIVQAERLETERTESGPLDGARRPAPTTAAPDGDADVEADAFAVAASVAFDDVTFRYRDDLPYVHHGVSFDVPGPGMTAFVGPSGAGKTTVFGLIERFYEVTGGRVLVDGTDVREWPLAELRAAIGYVEQDAPVLAGTLRENLLFAAPRATEPEIRDVLVRARLDAVVERLPEGLETVVGHRGSKLSGGERQRVAIARALLRKPRLLLLDEATSQLDAVNELALRDVVAEVSREVTVLVVAHRLSTVTLADRIVVMDAGKVRAVGTHAELVAADPLYGELAATQFLATTAGPVVGETSVGSAASTGAETAASSPASVKSA encoded by the coding sequence CTGTACCGCCACTTCCGCCCGCACCGGGGCGCCGTCGCGCTGGGCGCCTTCCTGACGCTGATCGGCTCGGCGACCGGACTCGCCCAGCCGCTGGCGGCCAAGTCACTGGTGGACCGGCTCGGCGGCGACGACTCCATCGCCGGAATCCTGATCCTGCTCACCGCGCTGGTGGTGCTCGGCACCGCGATCGAGTCCGTCGGGGCGTACGTACTGGAGCGCACCGCCGAGTCGGTGGTGCTCGCCGCCCGACGGACCCTCATCGGACGGCTGCTGAGACTGCGTCTCGGGGAAGTGGAGCGGACCCAGCCGGGTGATCTGATGTCACGCGTCACCTCGGACACGACGCTGCTGCGGGCGGTGACGACCCAGTCCGTGGTGTCCGCGGCCTCCGGAGGACTCACCTTCGTCGCGACGATCGTGATGATGGGGCTGATGGACCCGGCGCTGCTCGGCGTCACGCTCGGTGTGATCGTGCTGATCGGCGGCGCGGTCTCCCTGGTCATGCCGAAGATCGCGCGGGCGACGCAGCGTGCGCAGGAGGCGGTGGGGACTATCTCCACGGCGCTGGAGCGGGCGTTCGGCGCCTTCCGTACCCTGAAGGCCTCCGGTGCCGAGGAGCGCGAGTCGGCCGCGGTGGAGGCGGCCGCGCAGGAGGCGTGGCGGCACGGGGTGCGGTCGGCCAAGTGGCAGTCGGTGGCGTGGAGTTCGGTCGGTCTCGCGGTGCAGGTGTCGTTCCTTGCGGTGCTCGGGATCGGCGGCGCGCGGGTCGCGTCGGGCGCGATCTCCGTCTCGACGCTGGTGGCGTTCCTGCTCTTCCTCTTCTATCTGATCGACCCGGTGTCGCGGCTGGTCGAGGCGGCGTCGCAGTACCAGGTGGGGTCGGCGGCCATCGCGCGGATCGTACAGGCGGAACGCCTGGAGACGGAGCGGACGGAGAGCGGCCCCCTTGACGGGGCGCGGCGACCCGCACCGACGACGGCAGCCCCCGACGGTGACGCCGACGTCGAGGCCGACGCCTTCGCCGTCGCCGCGTCCGTCGCCTTCGACGACGTGACGTTCCGCTACCGCGACGACCTCCCGTACGTCCATCACGGCGTGAGCTTCGACGTGCCAGGGCCGGGCATGACGGCATTCGTCGGACCGTCGGGCGCGGGCAAGACGACCGTGTTCGGTCTGATCGAGCGGTTCTACGAGGTGACGGGCGGCCGGGTCCTGGTCGACGGCACGGACGTACGGGAGTGGCCGCTGGCCGAACTGCGGGCCGCCATCGGATACGTGGAGCAGGACGCGCCCGTACTCGCGGGCACCCTGCGCGAGAACCTCCTCTTCGCGGCGCCGCGCGCCACGGAACCGGAGATCCGGGACGTGCTGGTGCGGGCCCGGCTCGACGCGGTCGTGGAGCGGTTGCCCGAGGGCCTGGAGACGGTCGTCGGCCACCGGGGCTCCAAACTGTCGGGCGGCGAGCGCCAGCGGGTGGCGATCGCGAGGGCGCTGCTGCGGAAACCCCGCCTGCTCCTGCTCGACGAGGCGACCTCACAGCTGGACGCGGTCAACGAACTGGCGCTGCGGGACGTGGTGGCGGAGGTGTCGCGCGAGGTCACGGTCCTGGTGGTGGCCCACCGCCTGTCGACGGTGACGCTGGCCGACCGGATCGTGGTGATGGACGCGGGAAAGGTGCGCGCGGTGGGCACGCACGCGGAACTGGTGGCGGCGGACCCGTTGTACGGGGAACTGGCGGCAACCCAGTTCCTGGCGACGACGGCCGGACCGGTGGTAGGGGAGACGTCCGTGGGTTCGGCCGCGTCCACGGGTGCGGAGACGGCGGCGAGTTCGCCGGCCTCGGTGAAGTCCGCATGA